The genomic window GCTCGGTCACGCGGACCGTGTCGGCCCGGCTGACCCGGCCGACGTCGTTGCGGTGAAGGTCGACAAGCATCGCGTGCTCGCTCATCTCCTTCGCGTCTCCAAGAAGTTCCGACGCGAGCTGCTCGTCTTCGACCGGCGTCTTGCCACGCGGCCGAGTTCCTGCAAGCGGCCGGCTCGTTACCTTCCCGCCTTGGACACTGCAGAGGATTTCCGGCGAGTTGCCAATCAGCGTGCAGGCCGGCGTCTTCAAGTAGAACATGTACGGCGACGGATTGACGACACGCAAGGCGCGATAGACATCGAACGGCCTTGCGTTGCTTCGCGCTCGCAGTCGGAGCGACGGCACGAACTGGAAGATGTCGCCAGCGTGGATGTACTCGACGCCCCGCGCGACCGCCTGTTCGTAATCATCACGAGTGCGGTTCTCCTCCATCGCCAGCGTCGGCAGATCACGCAGGTCGATCTCCTCACTCGCCCGTCCGACGGCGAACCGGTCGACCTCGTCGAACAGATCGTCGACTGCGCGGCAGGCTTCGTCGTACGCGGCGTTGACGTCGTTCGTAATCGTTGAGTGGGCGATGATTTTCGCCGTCTTGTCGACGTTGTCGAAGGCGAT from Planctomycetota bacterium includes these protein-coding regions:
- a CDS encoding chorismate-binding protein; translation: IAFDNVDKTAKIIAHSTITNDVNAAYDEACRAVDDLFDEVDRFAVGRASEEIDLRDLPTLAMEENRTRDDYEQAVARGVEYIHAGDIFQFVPSLRLRARSNARPFDVYRALRVVNPSPYMFYLKTPACTLIGNSPEILCSVQGGKVTSRPLAGTRPRGKTPVEDEQLASELLGDAKEMSEHAMLVDLHRNDVGRVSRADTVRVTEQAVVERYSHVMHISSNVEGELREGLDAFDALRASLPVGTVSGAPKIRAMQIIDELEPTRRGPYGGAVGHADFGGDLDTCIALRTIVHHSGDCFDVQAGAGVVADSVPAKEFEECRNKAEAMLRAVAAADRGFASTLQDGA